One region of Miscanthus floridulus cultivar M001 chromosome 19, ASM1932011v1, whole genome shotgun sequence genomic DNA includes:
- the LOC136527121 gene encoding putative phospholipid-transporting ATPase 9 isoform X1 → MAPNRRLEKLKLSTLLTFMRCHRGSSDDHSRIGTVGFSRVVYVNEPDRLQEGFSYPLNEVSTTKYTLATFLPKSLFEQFRRVANFYFLVSGILALTPLAPYTAVSALAPLCVVIVATMAKEGVEDWRRKQQDHEINNRIVKAHRGNGHFEETKWKNIRVGDVIKVEKDNFFPADMILLSSNYPDGICYVETMNLDGETNLKIKQALEVTLDLQEDIKFREVRQTIKCEDPNANLYSFVGSMECRGQQYPLSPLQLLLRDSKLRNTDYIYGAVTFTGHDTKAMQNATDPPSKRSKIEKKMDQIIYLLMSSLLMIALLGSVFFGIWTKEDLRDGELKRWYLRPNATTIFYDPKRAALASFFHLLTALMLYSYFIPISLYISIEMVKILQALFINQDIEMYHEESDKPTHARTSNLNEELGMVDTILSDKTGTLTCNMMEFIKCSIAGTAYGRGVTEVERAMAMRKGARLDNDIENGDHKDEKIDNSPHVKGFNFKDPRIMDGKWIHEPNRDMIRDFFRLLAICHTCIAEIDENEKVSYEAESPDEAAFVIAARELGFEFYKRSLATIIVRERDPSQNVVLKRKYELLNILEFSSSRRRMSVLVKEPEGRILLLSKGADSVMFKRLAPNGRKFEEETRRHINQYSDSGLRTLVLAYRVLDEKEYKEFNEKLNAAKASVSADRDEKIEQAADSIERDLILLGATAVEDKLQQGVPECIDKLAQAGIKIWVLTGDKMETAINIGFACSLLRQGMTQIIVTLEQPDIIALEKNGDKQTIAKASKQRVMGQIEDGIKQIPPSTQISTASFALIIDGKSLTYALEDDVKFKFLDLAIKCASVICCRSSPKQKALVTRLVKQVTHKVTLAIGDGANDVGMLQEADIGVGISGAEGMQAVMASDVAVAQFRFLERLLLVHGHWCYRRISMMICYFFYKNVTFGVTIFLYEAFASFSGKPAYNDWFLSLYNVFFTSLPVIALGVFDQDVSARLCIQYPQLYQEGVQNILFNRRRILGWMLNGVMNAVLIFFFCITAFEDQAFRQDGQVAGLDALGVVMYTCVVWVVNCQMALSVNYFTIIQHIFIWGSIAVWYLFLLVYGAINPRFSTTAYMVFIEQLAPALSFWLVTLFVVMATLVPYFSYAAIQIRFFPMFHNKIQWKRYMGKAEDPEVARQLSSRHRTSSQQRMVGISARRDGKAMQITRETELEVEA, encoded by the exons ATGGCGCCGAACAGGAGGCTGGAGAAGCTCAAGCTCAGCACATTGTTGACTTTCATGCGTTGTCACAGGGGCTCTAGTGATGATCACTCACGGATTGGGACAGTGGGGTTCTCCCGAGTCGTGTACGTCAACGAGCCTGATAGGCTTCAAGAGGGATTCAGTTACCCGCTGAATGAAGTGTCGACGACAAAGTACACTCTGGCCACCTTCCTGCCCAAGTCCCTCTTCGAGCAGTTCAGGAGGGTGGCTAATTTCTACTTCCTTGTCTCTGGTATCCTTGCCTTGACTCCACTCGCACCTTACACGGCAGTGAGCGCGCTTGCGCCGCTCTGTGTCGTGATTGTAGCCACCATGGCAAAAGAAGGGGTTGAGGACTGGCGGAGGAAACAACAG GATCACGAGATCAATAATCGGATAGTCAAAGCGCATAGGGGAAATGGCCATTTTGAAGAGACAAAATGGAAGAATATCAGAGTTGGAGATGTAATAAAGGTGGAGAAGGATAATTTCTTTCCTGCTGATATGATTCTGCTTTCATCTAACTATCCGGATGGAATCTGTTATGTAGAGACTATGAACCTCGATGGTGAGACAAATTTGAAAATTAAACAAGCTCTCGAGGTGACATTAGATTTACAGGAGGACATAAAGTTCAGGGAAGTCAGACAAACAATAAAATGTGAAGACCCAAATGCGAACCTCTACTCCTTTGTCGGTTCAATGGAATGTAGAGGCCAGCAGTATCCCCTGTCACCCCTACAGCTTCTTCTTCGGGACTCAAAACTACGGAACACAGACTACATATATGGGGCTGTCACCTTCACAGGTCATGATACAAAAGCGATGCAAAATGCAACTGATCCACCATCTAAAAGAAGTAAGATTGAGAAGAAAATGGATCAAATTATTTACCTTCTGATGTCTTCTCTACTCATGATTGCATTACTTGGTTCTGTCTTCTTTGGGATCTGGACCAAAGAGGACCTAAGAGATGGTGAGCTCAAACGGTGGTATCTTCGGCCAAATGCTACTACTATATTCTATGATCCAAAGAGAGCAGCTCTGGCATCTTTCTTTCATTTGTTGACGGCCTTGATGCTATACAGCTACTTCATTCCCATTTCTTTGTATATATCCATTGAGATGGTCAAGATCTTGCAAGCTTTGTTCATCAACCAGGATATTGAAATGTATCATGAAGAATCAGATAAGCCAACTCATGCTCGTACTTCGAATCTAAATGAAGAACTAGGTATGGTTGATACAATTCTATCCGATAAGACTGGAACATTGACGTGCAACATGATGGAGTTCATCAAGTGTTCAATTGCTGGTACTGCCTATGGTCGGGGTGTCACTGAAGTTGAGAGAGCTATGGCTATGAGGAAAGGTGCCAGGTTAGATAATGACATTGAAAATGGAGACCACAAAGATGAAAAAATTGACAACAGTCCCCATGTTAAAGGGTTCAATTTCAAGGATCCACGAATAATGGATGGGAAGTGGATTCATGAGCCTAACAGAGATATGATAAGAGATTTTTTCCGTCTCCTAGCCATCTGCCACACATGCATTGCGGAAATAGACGAAAATGAGAAGGTTTCATATGAAGCTGAGTCCCCTGATGAAGCTGCATTTGTTATTGCAGCAAGAGAACTAGGGTTTGAGTTTTACAAGAGGTCGCTGGCAACTATAATTGTTCGTGAACGGGATCCAAGTCAGAATGTTGTTTTGAAAAG AAAGTATGAACTCCTAAATATATTGGAGTTCAGTAGCTCAAGGAGGCGGATGTCTGTGCTAGTCAAGGAACCAGAGGGAAGGATATTACTTCTCAGCAAGGGCGCGGACAG TGTGATGTTCAAAAGACTTGCACCAAATGGAAGAAAATTTGAAGAAGAAACAAGAAGACACATAAATCAGTATTCTGACTCTGGTCTAAGAACCTTGGTTCTAGCATACCGTGTCTTAGATGAGAAAGAGTACAAGGAATTCAATGAAAAATTGAATGCTGCCAAAGCATCTGTAAGTGCTGATAGAGATGAAAAAATTGAGCAGGCTGCTGATAGCATTGAACGGGACTTGATTCTTCTTGGTGCTACCGCAGTTGAAGATAAGCTCCAGCAAGGG GTGCCTGAATGCATAGACAAGCTTGCACAAGCCGGAATTAAGATATGGGTCCTGACAGGCGACAAGATGGAGACGGCAATCAATATTGG GTTTGCATGCAGCCTGCTTAGACAAGGCATGACACAGATAATCGTCACACTGGAACAACCTGACATCATCGCGTTGGAGAAAAATGGTGACAAACAAACAATTGCTAAG GCATCAAAGCAAAGGGTTATGGGTCAGATAGAGGATGGAATCAAACAAATTCCACCTTCAACTCAAATTAGCACTGCATCATTCGCACTAATCATTGATGGTAAATCACTAACTTATGCTTTGGAAGATGATGTCAAGTTTAAGTTCTTGGATCTTGCTATCAAGTGTGCATCAGTGATATGTTGCCGATCTTCACCAAAACAGAAGGCACTG GTTACAAGACTTGTTAAACAAGTAACACATAAGGTGACTTTAGCAATAGGTGATGGGGCAAATGATGTTGGCATGCTTCAAGAAGCTGACATAGGGGTTGGCATCAGTGGTGCTGAAGGAATGCAG GCTGTCATGGCTAGTGATGTTGCTGTTGCCCAATTCCGCTTCTTGGAACGGCTACTTCTAGTGCATGGACATTGGTGTTACCGCCGTATTTCAATGATG ATATGCTATTTCTTCTACAAGAATGTTACTTTTGGTGTCACTATCTTTCTGTACGAAGCATTTGCATCTTTCTCCGGGAAGCCAGCTTATAATGATTGGTTCTTGTCACTCTATAATGTTTTCTTCACCTCCCTTCCTGTCATTGCTTTGGGGGTATTTGACCAGGATGTGTCTGCCAGGCTGTGCATACAG TATCCACAGCTATACCAAGAAGGAGTACAGAATATATTATTCAATCGGCGTCGGATACTTGGCTGGATGCTTAATGGTGTTATGAATGCTGTCTTAATCTTTTTCTTCTGCATCACTGCCTTTGAGGACCAGGCATTCCGTCAGGATGGTCAAGTTGCGGGCTTGGATGCTCTAGGTGTCGTCATGTACACTTGTGTTGTATGGGTTGTCAACTGTCAAATGGCGCTCTCTGTGAACTACTTCACCATAATCCAGCACATATTCATATGGGGCAGCATTGCAGTATGGTACCTCTTCCTCTTGGTTTATGGTGCCATAAACCCGAGGTTCTCAACTACAGCCTACATGGTCTTCATCGAACAGCTGGCCCCAGCCCTCTCATTTTGGTTGGTGACACTTTTTGTTGTGATGGCAACACTTGTCCCCTACTTCAGCTATGCCGCGATTCAGATCCGTTTTTTCCCAATGTTCCACAACAAGATTCAGTGGAAACGGTACATGGGGAAGGCTGAAGATCCAGAAGTGGCAAGGCAGTTGTCATCACGACACCGGACCTCGTCGCAGCAGAGGATGGTTGGTATCTCTGCTCGTCGCGATGGTAAGGCTATGCAAATAACAAGGGAGACAGAGCTAGAAGTTGAGGCGTAG
- the LOC136527121 gene encoding putative phospholipid-transporting ATPase 9 isoform X2 has protein sequence MEEYQSWRCNKETMNLDGETNLKIKQALEVTLDLQEDIKFREVRQTIKCEDPNANLYSFVGSMECRGQQYPLSPLQLLLRDSKLRNTDYIYGAVTFTGHDTKAMQNATDPPSKRSKIEKKMDQIIYLLMSSLLMIALLGSVFFGIWTKEDLRDGELKRWYLRPNATTIFYDPKRAALASFFHLLTALMLYSYFIPISLYISIEMVKILQALFINQDIEMYHEESDKPTHARTSNLNEELGMVDTILSDKTGTLTCNMMEFIKCSIAGTAYGRGVTEVERAMAMRKGARLDNDIENGDHKDEKIDNSPHVKGFNFKDPRIMDGKWIHEPNRDMIRDFFRLLAICHTCIAEIDENEKVSYEAESPDEAAFVIAARELGFEFYKRSLATIIVRERDPSQNVVLKRKYELLNILEFSSSRRRMSVLVKEPEGRILLLSKGADSVMFKRLAPNGRKFEEETRRHINQYSDSGLRTLVLAYRVLDEKEYKEFNEKLNAAKASVSADRDEKIEQAADSIERDLILLGATAVEDKLQQGVPECIDKLAQAGIKIWVLTGDKMETAINIGFACSLLRQGMTQIIVTLEQPDIIALEKNGDKQTIAKASKQRVMGQIEDGIKQIPPSTQISTASFALIIDGKSLTYALEDDVKFKFLDLAIKCASVICCRSSPKQKALVTRLVKQVTHKVTLAIGDGANDVGMLQEADIGVGISGAEGMQAVMASDVAVAQFRFLERLLLVHGHWCYRRISMMICYFFYKNVTFGVTIFLYEAFASFSGKPAYNDWFLSLYNVFFTSLPVIALGVFDQDVSARLCIQYPQLYQEGVQNILFNRRRILGWMLNGVMNAVLIFFFCITAFEDQAFRQDGQVAGLDALGVVMYTCVVWVVNCQMALSVNYFTIIQHIFIWGSIAVWYLFLLVYGAINPRFSTTAYMVFIEQLAPALSFWLVTLFVVMATLVPYFSYAAIQIRFFPMFHNKIQWKRYMGKAEDPEVARQLSSRHRTSSQQRMVGISARRDGKAMQITRETELEVEA, from the exons ATGGAAGAATATCAGAGTTGGAGATGTAATAAAG AGACTATGAACCTCGATGGTGAGACAAATTTGAAAATTAAACAAGCTCTCGAGGTGACATTAGATTTACAGGAGGACATAAAGTTCAGGGAAGTCAGACAAACAATAAAATGTGAAGACCCAAATGCGAACCTCTACTCCTTTGTCGGTTCAATGGAATGTAGAGGCCAGCAGTATCCCCTGTCACCCCTACAGCTTCTTCTTCGGGACTCAAAACTACGGAACACAGACTACATATATGGGGCTGTCACCTTCACAGGTCATGATACAAAAGCGATGCAAAATGCAACTGATCCACCATCTAAAAGAAGTAAGATTGAGAAGAAAATGGATCAAATTATTTACCTTCTGATGTCTTCTCTACTCATGATTGCATTACTTGGTTCTGTCTTCTTTGGGATCTGGACCAAAGAGGACCTAAGAGATGGTGAGCTCAAACGGTGGTATCTTCGGCCAAATGCTACTACTATATTCTATGATCCAAAGAGAGCAGCTCTGGCATCTTTCTTTCATTTGTTGACGGCCTTGATGCTATACAGCTACTTCATTCCCATTTCTTTGTATATATCCATTGAGATGGTCAAGATCTTGCAAGCTTTGTTCATCAACCAGGATATTGAAATGTATCATGAAGAATCAGATAAGCCAACTCATGCTCGTACTTCGAATCTAAATGAAGAACTAGGTATGGTTGATACAATTCTATCCGATAAGACTGGAACATTGACGTGCAACATGATGGAGTTCATCAAGTGTTCAATTGCTGGTACTGCCTATGGTCGGGGTGTCACTGAAGTTGAGAGAGCTATGGCTATGAGGAAAGGTGCCAGGTTAGATAATGACATTGAAAATGGAGACCACAAAGATGAAAAAATTGACAACAGTCCCCATGTTAAAGGGTTCAATTTCAAGGATCCACGAATAATGGATGGGAAGTGGATTCATGAGCCTAACAGAGATATGATAAGAGATTTTTTCCGTCTCCTAGCCATCTGCCACACATGCATTGCGGAAATAGACGAAAATGAGAAGGTTTCATATGAAGCTGAGTCCCCTGATGAAGCTGCATTTGTTATTGCAGCAAGAGAACTAGGGTTTGAGTTTTACAAGAGGTCGCTGGCAACTATAATTGTTCGTGAACGGGATCCAAGTCAGAATGTTGTTTTGAAAAG AAAGTATGAACTCCTAAATATATTGGAGTTCAGTAGCTCAAGGAGGCGGATGTCTGTGCTAGTCAAGGAACCAGAGGGAAGGATATTACTTCTCAGCAAGGGCGCGGACAG TGTGATGTTCAAAAGACTTGCACCAAATGGAAGAAAATTTGAAGAAGAAACAAGAAGACACATAAATCAGTATTCTGACTCTGGTCTAAGAACCTTGGTTCTAGCATACCGTGTCTTAGATGAGAAAGAGTACAAGGAATTCAATGAAAAATTGAATGCTGCCAAAGCATCTGTAAGTGCTGATAGAGATGAAAAAATTGAGCAGGCTGCTGATAGCATTGAACGGGACTTGATTCTTCTTGGTGCTACCGCAGTTGAAGATAAGCTCCAGCAAGGG GTGCCTGAATGCATAGACAAGCTTGCACAAGCCGGAATTAAGATATGGGTCCTGACAGGCGACAAGATGGAGACGGCAATCAATATTGG GTTTGCATGCAGCCTGCTTAGACAAGGCATGACACAGATAATCGTCACACTGGAACAACCTGACATCATCGCGTTGGAGAAAAATGGTGACAAACAAACAATTGCTAAG GCATCAAAGCAAAGGGTTATGGGTCAGATAGAGGATGGAATCAAACAAATTCCACCTTCAACTCAAATTAGCACTGCATCATTCGCACTAATCATTGATGGTAAATCACTAACTTATGCTTTGGAAGATGATGTCAAGTTTAAGTTCTTGGATCTTGCTATCAAGTGTGCATCAGTGATATGTTGCCGATCTTCACCAAAACAGAAGGCACTG GTTACAAGACTTGTTAAACAAGTAACACATAAGGTGACTTTAGCAATAGGTGATGGGGCAAATGATGTTGGCATGCTTCAAGAAGCTGACATAGGGGTTGGCATCAGTGGTGCTGAAGGAATGCAG GCTGTCATGGCTAGTGATGTTGCTGTTGCCCAATTCCGCTTCTTGGAACGGCTACTTCTAGTGCATGGACATTGGTGTTACCGCCGTATTTCAATGATG ATATGCTATTTCTTCTACAAGAATGTTACTTTTGGTGTCACTATCTTTCTGTACGAAGCATTTGCATCTTTCTCCGGGAAGCCAGCTTATAATGATTGGTTCTTGTCACTCTATAATGTTTTCTTCACCTCCCTTCCTGTCATTGCTTTGGGGGTATTTGACCAGGATGTGTCTGCCAGGCTGTGCATACAG TATCCACAGCTATACCAAGAAGGAGTACAGAATATATTATTCAATCGGCGTCGGATACTTGGCTGGATGCTTAATGGTGTTATGAATGCTGTCTTAATCTTTTTCTTCTGCATCACTGCCTTTGAGGACCAGGCATTCCGTCAGGATGGTCAAGTTGCGGGCTTGGATGCTCTAGGTGTCGTCATGTACACTTGTGTTGTATGGGTTGTCAACTGTCAAATGGCGCTCTCTGTGAACTACTTCACCATAATCCAGCACATATTCATATGGGGCAGCATTGCAGTATGGTACCTCTTCCTCTTGGTTTATGGTGCCATAAACCCGAGGTTCTCAACTACAGCCTACATGGTCTTCATCGAACAGCTGGCCCCAGCCCTCTCATTTTGGTTGGTGACACTTTTTGTTGTGATGGCAACACTTGTCCCCTACTTCAGCTATGCCGCGATTCAGATCCGTTTTTTCCCAATGTTCCACAACAAGATTCAGTGGAAACGGTACATGGGGAAGGCTGAAGATCCAGAAGTGGCAAGGCAGTTGTCATCACGACACCGGACCTCGTCGCAGCAGAGGATGGTTGGTATCTCTGCTCGTCGCGATGGTAAGGCTATGCAAATAACAAGGGAGACAGAGCTAGAAGTTGAGGCGTAG